The proteins below are encoded in one region of Peribacillus muralis:
- a CDS encoding GNAT family N-acetyltransferase, whose protein sequence is MQELEKKEFERLLPYLYKRKERCPTFVFAVLERFIPGFVFADDLNSPKTIFVGTDSGLYFVGGPISNVAFNKHFLKFCSSKLKEGRRFTLFSGSGGWDGLISDCFRLELKQSSRYSFTFHPEEYGVKEVQLQEPFTVSRLDEATIRSSHEFNLEYYERFWGSAGHFLDKGFGYSVIDGETALAGECTSIFRGKVYAEIDIYVDAEYRGMGVAKKAAQAFIDHCLKNEMIPCWDCNVENLASRKLADRLGFREPSSYSIFVKNQ, encoded by the coding sequence TTGCAGGAGTTAGAAAAAAAGGAGTTCGAAAGGCTGTTGCCTTATCTATATAAAAGGAAGGAGCGATGCCCGACATTTGTTTTCGCGGTGCTGGAACGGTTCATTCCAGGATTTGTTTTTGCCGATGATCTCAATTCGCCAAAAACGATTTTTGTGGGAACGGATTCGGGTTTATATTTTGTTGGCGGTCCAATTTCAAACGTTGCGTTCAATAAGCATTTTTTGAAATTTTGCAGCAGCAAGCTGAAAGAAGGAAGGCGGTTCACGCTATTTTCAGGGAGTGGTGGTTGGGACGGGCTTATTTCGGATTGCTTCAGGTTAGAACTGAAACAAAGCAGCCGATATTCATTCACCTTTCATCCCGAGGAGTATGGTGTCAAAGAGGTTCAGTTGCAGGAACCTTTCACTGTAAGCAGGCTGGATGAAGCAACGATAAGGAGCAGTCATGAGTTCAATCTTGAGTACTATGAGCGATTTTGGGGGTCTGCAGGGCATTTCCTGGATAAGGGATTTGGCTATTCCGTGATCGATGGGGAAACGGCACTGGCTGGAGAGTGCACGTCGATTTTCAGGGGTAAGGTATATGCCGAAATCGATATTTACGTGGATGCCGAGTATAGGGGAATGGGTGTGGCCAAGAAAGCGGCCCAAGCCTTTATTGATCATTGCTTAAAGAATGAAATGATACCTTGCTGGGATTGCAACGTCGAAAACCTGGCGTCAAGGAAGCTGGCGGATCGCTTGGGGTTCCGCGAGCCTAGTAGCTACTCCATTTTTGTGAAAAATCAGTAG
- a CDS encoding ASCH domain-containing protein yields the protein MNQKAELYWHEFWEKKGAEMPKSVSAWQFGADPDQLAQLVIDGIKTATCSGHVFYGEENEPLPSVGDYSIILSSEDIPLAIIRTVNVEVLPMNEVSEEFAIAEGEGDGTYTYWWNAHEHFFKEELHKIGHTFQEDMLLVCERFELIDVKRM from the coding sequence ATGAATCAGAAAGCGGAATTATATTGGCATGAATTTTGGGAAAAGAAAGGCGCAGAAATGCCAAAGTCAGTCAGTGCGTGGCAATTCGGCGCTGATCCCGATCAGTTGGCTCAGTTGGTGATCGACGGGATAAAAACGGCAACGTGCTCCGGTCATGTTTTTTATGGAGAGGAAAATGAGCCATTGCCGTCCGTAGGCGATTACAGCATTATCTTAAGCAGCGAGGATATTCCTTTAGCGATCATAAGAACAGTGAATGTCGAAGTATTGCCGATGAATGAAGTGAGCGAGGAGTTCGCGATTGCAGAAGGTGAAGGCGATGGAACGTATACATACTGGTGGAATGCACATGAACATTTTTTTAAAGAAGAACTGCACAAAATCGGTCACACCTTTCAAGAAGATATGCTGCTCGTTTGTGAGCGGTTTGAATTGATTGATGTGAAGAGAATGTAA
- a CDS encoding TetR/AcrR family transcriptional regulator, which yields MANYNTGIDRRIRKSKKTLKTSLISLMQSKDFREISITDIVEHADLNRGTFYKHYQYKEELLEEMMEDVIADLIISYREPYKHVDVFTINELTASVIKIFEHVAAHADIYTLVLKSNALPTLHDRICEELKKLPLEDLEDYRPNTKINKALASSYQAYAILGMIIEWVNTGFTYSADYMAEQLLEIITNRPVDAVYKISKTFKEDALE from the coding sequence ATGGCGAATTACAACACGGGGATTGATAGAAGAATCAGGAAATCCAAAAAAACTTTAAAGACTTCCCTCATATCGTTGATGCAGAGTAAGGATTTCAGGGAAATATCCATCACTGACATCGTCGAACACGCTGACCTGAATCGCGGTACCTTCTATAAACATTATCAGTACAAGGAAGAGCTGCTTGAAGAAATGATGGAGGATGTCATCGCCGATTTGATCATATCTTACCGGGAGCCATACAAACATGTCGATGTATTCACCATCAATGAGTTAACGGCTTCAGTGATCAAAATATTTGAACATGTTGCTGCCCATGCCGACATTTATACACTCGTACTGAAGTCGAATGCATTGCCGACTTTACATGATAGAATTTGTGAGGAATTAAAGAAGCTCCCATTGGAGGACCTGGAGGATTATCGGCCGAACACCAAAATTAATAAAGCACTTGCCTCCAGCTACCAAGCCTATGCCATTTTGGGCATGATCATCGAATGGGTCAACACCGGCTTTACCTATAGTGCGGACTATATGGCGGAACAATTACTTGAAATCATCACGAACAGACCAGTTGATGCTGTTTATAAAATAAGCAAAACGTTTAAAGAGGACGCACTGGAATAA
- a CDS encoding GNAT family N-acetyltransferase — protein MVTFRNAMATDLCEIVQMLADDVLGQERERYENPLPDSYFDAFESIDADRNNELIVACLDGQIVGVQQITFTPYLTHQGGWRATIEGVRTAASERGKGIGSKLIQYAIDRAKARGCHIIQLTTDKKREDSLRFYERLGFTATHEGLKMKL, from the coding sequence ATGGTCACATTCAGGAATGCTATGGCAACGGACTTATGCGAAATCGTGCAAATGCTCGCCGACGATGTATTAGGTCAGGAGCGGGAGCGATATGAAAACCCGCTTCCAGATAGCTATTTCGATGCCTTTGAATCAATTGATGCTGATAGGAACAATGAATTGATCGTAGCCTGCCTCGATGGGCAAATCGTTGGGGTGCAACAAATCACCTTCACGCCTTATCTTACGCATCAAGGCGGTTGGCGAGCTACGATCGAAGGAGTACGGACGGCAGCTTCAGAACGGGGTAAGGGGATTGGAAGCAAGTTGATTCAATATGCAATCGACCGTGCGAAAGCGCGTGGATGTCATATCATTCAGCTGACGACCGATAAAAAGCGGGAAGATTCGCTGCGTTTTTATGAACGCTTAGGATTCACGGCCACTCATGAAGGGCTGAAAATGAAGCTTTAA
- a CDS encoding TetR/AcrR family transcriptional regulator produces the protein MSREQKKSEMTKTIIETAKRLFNIHGVEQVSMHMIAQEVGIGQGTMYRRFSNKAELCMTILSTDFQALFQRIERYLQENASCSSYEKGKYMILEMIRMNAEHSSWIEVIFSQTDFREMHHKEKFSKVPAPFIAVQHMFEPLFKKTDGMEDPFFWSTTLAWSLNPILIRTFSEKGYTDEQIAEHFAQVFLRGHDR, from the coding sequence TTGTCTAGAGAGCAAAAAAAAAGTGAAATGACGAAAACAATTATTGAAACAGCAAAACGTCTATTCAATATTCACGGGGTAGAGCAAGTGAGTATGCACATGATTGCGCAGGAAGTGGGGATCGGACAAGGTACAATGTACCGCAGGTTTTCCAATAAAGCGGAATTGTGCATGACTATTTTATCCACGGACTTTCAAGCATTGTTTCAAAGGATCGAACGTTATTTGCAAGAAAATGCCTCTTGCTCATCTTATGAAAAAGGAAAATATATGATTTTGGAAATGATCCGCATGAACGCGGAACACAGCAGTTGGATAGAGGTGATTTTTTCTCAAACAGACTTTAGAGAAATGCATCATAAAGAGAAATTTTCTAAAGTGCCAGCCCCGTTTATAGCTGTTCAGCATATGTTTGAGCCACTGTTTAAAAAAACAGATGGTATGGAGGATCCATTCTTCTGGAGCACAACCTTGGCTTGGAGCTTGAATCCAATTTTGATTCGGACATTTTCGGAAAAAGGATACACTGATGAACAAATAGCTGAACACTTTGCGCAAGTGTTTTTACGTGGGCACGATCGCTAG
- a CDS encoding SDR family oxidoreductase has protein sequence MKLQDKVAVVTGAASGMGKQIAILYAGEGAKVVVSDVNLDGANETAEEIKAAGGTAFAIKTNVALEEDIQHLIDTAVGSYGTVDILVNNAGIMDGMEPAGDIEDAKWERIFAINTTSVMRSTRKVLPIFLEKQKGVIINIASAGGLYGARAGGAYTASKHAVVGFTKNTGFMYAGKGIRCNAIAPGGVETNIGSSMTNINGFGASRQQLGMAINPRNGKPEEIAKIALFLASEDSSFVNGTVITADAGWSAY, from the coding sequence ATGAAATTACAGGACAAGGTTGCCGTCGTAACAGGTGCAGCATCAGGCATGGGGAAACAAATTGCGATCCTATATGCTGGAGAAGGTGCCAAAGTCGTCGTATCGGATGTGAATCTGGATGGTGCGAATGAGACGGCCGAAGAAATTAAAGCGGCTGGCGGCACCGCCTTTGCGATTAAAACGAACGTGGCATTGGAAGAAGATATTCAGCATTTGATCGATACGGCGGTCGGCTCGTACGGTACGGTGGATATTCTCGTGAATAACGCGGGTATCATGGATGGCATGGAACCGGCAGGAGATATTGAAGATGCTAAATGGGAGCGGATTTTTGCCATCAATACGACAAGCGTCATGCGTTCGACTAGAAAGGTGCTGCCGATCTTTTTGGAAAAACAAAAAGGCGTCATCATCAATATCGCTTCCGCCGGCGGTTTATATGGTGCTCGGGCTGGCGGGGCATACACGGCCTCGAAGCATGCAGTCGTGGGCTTCACGAAAAATACGGGATTCATGTACGCCGGCAAGGGCATACGCTGCAATGCCATAGCGCCAGGTGGAGTTGAGACGAATATCGGCTCAAGCATGACGAATATCAATGGATTCGGTGCTTCTCGTCAGCAATTGGGAATGGCCATCAATCCACGCAATGGAAAACCTGAGGAAATCGCGAAAATCGCTTTATTCCTTGCTTCAGAGGATTCGAGCTTCGTCAACGGCACCGTCATAACAGCGGATGCAGGGTGGAGCGCCTACTAA
- a CDS encoding LysR family transcriptional regulator, with protein MELLQLQYFQTVAHLEHMTKAAEKLQIAQPSLSKTISRLEEDLGVTLFDREHRKIRLNAAGRKFLNRVERAFAELNEGRREIEELSDHDQKNITLAVTIPRVLPDLLGTFLTKYPDVRFQQFLKSISSMKQLLIEGEIDYCISSVPIEGADIKWEPLITEEIYLIVPPNHRLAGRESIELQEVKDEPFISMNTGFGFRSLTDQFCLEAGFVQHIAFEGDEPAVISDLVRKGLGIAFVSELTWLHQSGTSSHKLRITEPMCQRTIGLAWSEKRYFTPAAEQFRPFVMDYFSAVNTARLKKKEE; from the coding sequence GTGGAATTATTGCAGCTTCAGTATTTTCAAACCGTAGCACATCTTGAACATATGACGAAGGCCGCCGAAAAGCTTCAAATAGCCCAGCCCTCACTTAGTAAAACGATATCTCGCCTTGAAGAGGATTTGGGTGTCACATTATTCGATAGGGAACATCGGAAAATCAGGCTCAATGCAGCTGGAAGAAAATTTTTGAACAGGGTCGAACGGGCTTTTGCCGAACTGAATGAAGGCAGGCGTGAAATCGAGGAATTATCCGATCACGACCAAAAAAACATCACGCTGGCCGTCACCATACCGAGGGTCCTGCCAGATTTATTGGGCACTTTTTTAACTAAATATCCAGATGTCCGCTTTCAGCAGTTCCTGAAATCGATATCATCCATGAAGCAGCTGCTCATCGAAGGAGAAATCGATTACTGCATTTCCTCCGTCCCGATTGAAGGAGCCGACATCAAGTGGGAGCCGCTGATCACCGAAGAAATTTACTTGATCGTGCCACCGAATCATCGGCTGGCAGGCAGGGAAAGCATTGAACTCCAGGAAGTGAAGGATGAACCGTTCATCAGCATGAACACAGGCTTTGGATTCCGCAGTCTAACGGACCAATTTTGCCTGGAGGCTGGATTTGTCCAGCACATCGCGTTTGAAGGCGATGAACCGGCTGTCATCTCGGACCTTGTCAGAAAAGGACTAGGCATCGCCTTCGTATCCGAATTGACCTGGCTCCACCAATCGGGAACATCCTCACATAAACTCCGGATAACCGAGCCTATGTGTCAGAGAACAATTGGCCTAGCCTGGTCGGAAAAACGCTACTTCACACCAGCAGCCGAACAATTTCGCCCATTTGTCATGGACTACTTCTCTGCCGTCAACACAGCCAGGCTGAAAAAGAAGGAAGAATAA
- a CDS encoding VOC family protein — MIRGLYEAHLPVRDLTRSIAFYEALGLQLDPKVEDNLAFLWIEKDKRWLGLWETEKVEVEYHPSLRHIAFHVSLEDLKKSVAWLEGKGFKPREAFGFEPVEPFVMPHGEYAHAKIHFNDPDGNSLEFICKLENRQKIMTRMYLSEWEQMQEG, encoded by the coding sequence ATGATAAGAGGGTTATATGAAGCGCATTTACCCGTGCGTGATTTGACTCGTTCGATAGCATTTTATGAAGCGCTTGGCTTGCAGCTGGATCCCAAGGTGGAGGACAATTTGGCTTTCCTATGGATTGAAAAGGATAAAAGGTGGCTCGGTTTATGGGAAACGGAGAAAGTGGAGGTCGAGTATCACCCCTCATTGCGTCACATAGCTTTTCACGTATCCTTGGAAGATTTAAAGAAATCCGTCGCATGGCTGGAAGGCAAAGGATTTAAGCCGAGGGAGGCTTTTGGGTTTGAACCAGTCGAACCTTTTGTAATGCCGCATGGAGAGTATGCACATGCAAAAATCCACTTCAATGATCCGGACGGCAATAGCTTGGAATTCATTTGCAAGCTGGAAAACCGTCAAAAGATCATGACCCGCATGTATTTAAGTGAATGGGAACAAATGCAGGAAGGATAA